Proteins from a single region of Dyadobacter fanqingshengii:
- a CDS encoding efflux transporter outer membrane subunit → MKTYKTIYNLLLAGALMGVAGCKLTQPIEQKARINAPQTFADQTDSTGIAAIQWKSFFKDAHLIALIDTALQNNLDLKIAAQRIEMVRTNILAAQGALLPSVSAEVTGGGRKFGDYTMDGVGNYDTNFSENIDADRRLPAPFLPDYFIGLRSSWEIDIWGKLKTQKKAAYNRVLATEKARHTIITGLIAEIASAYYELIALDTEMAIIQKNIALQQSAVETIKIQKEGGRANELGVQQLSAQLFNTQSLEVEKQQQIIESENKLNLLLGRFPQPIVRNTILEQTLPQTAQAGVPANMLRRRPDIQQAQFDLLANYSEQQAAQLAFLPSLNITAFLGFNSFKSNLLLNPASMAYNAIGGLAAPLLNSKALKAGQKRTEAASLEALYTYNKAVLTGFQEVSTSLKKLENNRRINDFKTQEVDVLQQAVVTSKDLFATGYASYLEVITAQRSVLEAELSLTDVQKNQYLALIELYRSLGGGWE, encoded by the coding sequence ATGAAAACATATAAAACGATATATAACCTCCTGCTCGCGGGCGCCCTTATGGGTGTGGCCGGGTGTAAGCTCACACAACCCATCGAGCAGAAAGCGCGCATCAATGCGCCTCAGACATTTGCTGACCAAACCGACTCAACAGGCATAGCAGCCATACAATGGAAATCATTTTTCAAAGACGCGCACCTGATAGCGCTGATCGATACTGCACTTCAAAACAACCTTGATTTGAAGATCGCTGCGCAAAGGATCGAGATGGTTAGGACAAACATTCTCGCTGCGCAGGGCGCATTGCTGCCATCCGTTTCCGCGGAAGTGACCGGCGGCGGCCGGAAATTTGGCGATTACACCATGGACGGCGTCGGGAATTATGACACGAATTTTTCAGAAAACATTGATGCGGACCGCAGGCTACCTGCCCCTTTCCTGCCGGATTATTTTATCGGGCTGAGAAGTTCCTGGGAAATTGATATCTGGGGGAAGCTGAAAACGCAGAAAAAAGCAGCCTATAACCGCGTGCTGGCCACTGAAAAGGCCCGCCACACGATCATTACAGGCCTTATTGCAGAAATTGCAAGTGCTTATTACGAGCTGATCGCGCTGGATACTGAAATGGCGATCATTCAAAAAAACATTGCCTTGCAACAATCGGCGGTGGAGACGATCAAAATCCAGAAAGAAGGCGGACGGGCTAATGAACTGGGCGTGCAACAACTCAGCGCGCAGCTGTTCAACACGCAAAGTCTCGAAGTTGAAAAACAACAGCAGATCATCGAATCGGAAAACAAACTTAATTTACTCCTCGGCCGTTTCCCGCAACCCATCGTTCGCAATACGATACTGGAACAAACGTTGCCTCAAACCGCTCAGGCAGGAGTTCCTGCCAATATGTTGAGAAGAAGACCGGACATTCAGCAAGCGCAATTTGACCTGCTTGCAAATTACTCCGAGCAACAGGCCGCGCAACTTGCGTTTCTGCCATCATTGAACATTACTGCATTTCTTGGTTTTAATTCATTTAAAAGCAATTTACTCCTCAATCCGGCCTCCATGGCGTATAATGCAATCGGAGGCCTAGCCGCGCCGCTTCTGAACAGTAAAGCCTTGAAGGCTGGACAAAAGAGGACAGAAGCTGCCAGCCTGGAAGCCTTATACACCTATAATAAGGCTGTGCTTACCGGTTTTCAGGAAGTAAGCACCAGTCTGAAAAAGCTGGAAAACAACAGGAGAATCAATGACTTCAAAACACAGGAAGTTGACGTGCTGCAACAAGCCGTGGTAACATCCAAAGACTTATTCGCGACAGGTTATGCTTCCTACCTGGAAGTAATCACCGCGCAAAGAAGTGTTTTAGAAGCCGAGCTGTCATTAACAGATGTTCAAAAGAATCAGTATTTAGCATTGATCGAGTTGTATCGTTCGCTGGGTGGCGGTTGGGAATAA
- a CDS encoding efflux RND transporter periplasmic adaptor subunit, translating into MNNFRWFLLALPCVLAYGCTSEGASESKKETAIPTIPVTELVPQKTEVYREYVGDIHAVRNVEIYARVKGYLEEVYVDEGKEVKKGQTLFRINNEEYEAQLASAKANLQSAIAEAKGAELELKRVKLLVEKNVIAKSEVEVAEAKLAAVNARIEEARSEKSKAAIHLAQTEIKAPFDGIVDRIPHKMGSLIDEGTLLTTLSDTKSVFAYFNVSENEYLEYVKARGKAESATVVELELADGSYFKQKGTVETMEGAFDEGTGSIAFRARFKNPDKLLKHGSTGTIRLTNTVDNAILVPQKAAFEIQDKNFVYVLGKDNVIKTRSFVPKSRLAGYYVVKSGLQSGETIVYEGLQGLKDGATITPKNIPLDSLNVKAAKIELTAR; encoded by the coding sequence ATGAATAATTTCAGATGGTTTCTGCTTGCCTTGCCATGCGTACTCGCGTACGGCTGTACTTCGGAAGGCGCTAGTGAATCTAAAAAAGAAACTGCTATCCCCACCATTCCCGTTACGGAATTAGTCCCCCAAAAAACCGAAGTTTACCGCGAATATGTGGGTGACATTCACGCTGTCCGTAATGTTGAAATATATGCCCGCGTCAAAGGTTACCTGGAAGAAGTTTATGTAGATGAAGGCAAAGAAGTGAAGAAAGGACAAACATTGTTCAGGATCAACAATGAGGAATATGAGGCACAGCTGGCCTCCGCAAAAGCAAACCTTCAAAGTGCCATCGCAGAAGCAAAAGGTGCTGAGCTTGAACTGAAAAGGGTCAAACTGCTGGTTGAAAAAAATGTAATTGCCAAATCGGAAGTGGAAGTTGCAGAAGCAAAACTAGCGGCTGTGAATGCACGGATCGAAGAAGCACGTTCCGAAAAATCAAAGGCTGCCATTCACCTGGCTCAAACAGAGATTAAAGCCCCTTTCGACGGCATAGTGGACCGTATCCCGCATAAAATGGGCAGCCTGATTGACGAGGGAACATTACTGACAACACTTTCAGATACAAAAAGCGTTTTTGCCTATTTCAATGTTTCTGAAAATGAGTATCTCGAATATGTGAAAGCACGCGGGAAAGCCGAAAGTGCAACGGTGGTTGAATTGGAACTGGCAGATGGTTCATACTTCAAACAAAAAGGAACCGTAGAAACAATGGAAGGCGCATTCGATGAAGGAACCGGCTCTATAGCATTCAGGGCGCGGTTTAAAAATCCTGATAAATTGTTGAAACACGGATCCACAGGAACCATCAGACTGACGAACACGGTGGATAATGCGATTCTCGTGCCGCAAAAAGCCGCCTTCGAAATACAGGATAAGAACTTTGTATACGTGCTGGGGAAAGACAATGTGATTAAAACGCGCAGCTTTGTTCCGAAATCACGGTTAGCAGGATATTATGTGGTAAAATCAGGTTTGCAATCAGGAGAAACCATTGTGTACGAAGGACTTCAGGGATTGAAGGACGGGGCAACCATTACGCCTAAAAACATTCCGCTTGACAGTCTGAATGTGAAGGCAGCAAAAATAGAGCTGACCGCGCGCTAG
- a CDS encoding efflux RND transporter permease subunit, whose amino-acid sequence MFQKFIERPVLSLVISIFITLLGLFALVDLPVSQFPDIVPPSVVVTATYTGANSEVGVDAVAVPLERAINGVPGMTYMTSVSGNDGVTTITISFNVGIDPDLAAVNVQNRVQTVIDELPEEVIKAGVTTEKEVNSMLMYLDIMSSDTSVAEDFVYNFADINLLKELKRIDGVGRAVIMGSRDYSMRVWLKPDRMNGYNISADDVVKAIREQNVVAAPGKTGVSSGREVQALQYVLKYTGKLFEPAQYENIVLRSNPDGSMLKLKDVADIEFGTLEYDMASKSNGKPSASIMLKQRPGSNAQEVIANVKKKVAELKATTFPPGMDYMVSYDVSRFLDASIHEVVRTLIEAFILVIIIVYIFLQDFRSTLIPALAVPVALVGTFAFMQLFGFSINLLTLFALVLAIGIVVDNAIVVVEAVHAKMAEKHLDAREATIESMKEMSGAIIAITLVMSAVFVPVAFMSGPVGIFYRQFSITLAISIVISGINALTLTPALCALMLKNTHGQPSKNTLLDKFFAGFNKGYDGISAKYRKLLGLIINRRVITVGLLIAFCVATYGINTVLPTGFIPTEDQGVINVNVTTPVAATVERTEAVLDEIQKVAKGLEAVESVSSLSGYSLITESAGSSYGMAMINLKPWDERTVSVQDIISEMEAKTKHITDAEIQFFPPPTVPGFGNSSGFELRVQDRTGSDDLQKTAEITNKFVKDLMDSPEIASAFSSFDASFPQYMIHVDPDIAAKKGVSVDVAMSTLQTLIGSLYASNFIRFGQMYKVMVQADPSFRKNPEDILKLYVKNNRGEMVPFSTFIRLERVYGPELLTRYNMYTSAMINGDAAPGYSSGDAIEAVERVAAASLPRGFTYEWSGMTREEILSGDQAIYIFGVCLIFVYLLLAAQYESFLLPLPVILSLPTGIFGAFLALKLMGLENNIYAQVSLVMLIGLLGKNAILIVEYAIIRQKEGRSVIEAALEGATERLRPILMTSLAFIAGLIPLVMASGAGAIGNRSIGTAAAGGMLIGTLFGVIIIPGLYVLFASMVKPKKPKVVNQHAEVVLE is encoded by the coding sequence ATGTTTCAAAAATTTATAGAGAGGCCAGTGTTGTCACTGGTCATCTCAATCTTCATAACCTTACTCGGGCTTTTTGCGCTTGTAGACCTTCCCGTTTCACAGTTTCCGGACATTGTGCCGCCATCGGTTGTCGTAACGGCGACCTATACGGGTGCCAATTCAGAGGTCGGCGTGGATGCCGTTGCTGTTCCGCTCGAACGCGCCATCAATGGCGTGCCGGGCATGACTTACATGACCAGCGTGTCTGGCAACGATGGTGTTACAACCATTACAATCTCATTCAACGTGGGCATTGACCCCGATCTTGCGGCCGTAAACGTGCAAAACCGCGTTCAGACTGTCATTGACGAACTTCCGGAAGAAGTAATTAAAGCCGGTGTAACCACCGAAAAAGAAGTGAACAGTATGCTGATGTACCTGGACATTATGAGTTCGGATACATCTGTTGCTGAGGACTTTGTATATAATTTCGCCGACATTAACCTGCTCAAAGAACTGAAAAGGATTGATGGTGTGGGCCGGGCCGTTATCATGGGAAGCCGCGACTATTCCATGCGCGTTTGGTTAAAGCCAGACCGGATGAATGGTTATAATATTTCGGCAGATGATGTGGTTAAAGCAATCCGTGAGCAGAATGTTGTAGCCGCTCCAGGTAAAACCGGAGTCAGTTCAGGCCGGGAAGTGCAGGCGTTGCAATATGTGCTGAAATATACCGGGAAGTTGTTCGAGCCAGCTCAGTATGAAAATATCGTTTTGCGATCCAATCCCGACGGCTCCATGCTAAAATTGAAGGATGTAGCTGATATTGAGTTTGGTACACTTGAATACGATATGGCTTCAAAGTCTAACGGCAAGCCGTCCGCATCCATTATGCTGAAACAACGCCCGGGATCGAATGCACAGGAAGTCATTGCAAATGTGAAAAAGAAAGTAGCCGAACTGAAAGCGACGACATTCCCTCCCGGTATGGATTATATGGTTTCGTACGACGTCTCCCGCTTCCTTGACGCGTCTATTCACGAGGTTGTGCGCACGCTGATCGAAGCATTTATCCTTGTAATTATCATCGTTTACATATTCCTGCAAGATTTCCGTTCGACCCTTATTCCGGCGCTGGCGGTGCCTGTTGCATTGGTGGGAACGTTCGCATTTATGCAGTTATTCGGGTTTTCTATTAACCTTTTAACATTGTTTGCGCTTGTTCTGGCCATTGGGATTGTGGTGGATAATGCCATTGTCGTCGTCGAGGCCGTCCACGCGAAGATGGCCGAAAAACACCTGGATGCCCGCGAAGCGACCATTGAATCCATGAAAGAAATGAGCGGCGCGATCATTGCGATTACGCTGGTCATGTCAGCGGTTTTTGTTCCGGTTGCATTTATGTCCGGACCGGTGGGGATTTTTTATCGCCAGTTCTCGATTACCCTCGCCATTTCCATTGTGATTTCCGGGATTAATGCATTGACATTAACCCCCGCACTTTGCGCGTTAATGTTGAAAAACACCCACGGACAACCATCGAAAAACACGCTTCTCGACAAATTCTTCGCAGGATTTAATAAAGGCTACGACGGCATTTCAGCAAAATACAGGAAGTTGCTGGGCTTGATTATCAACAGAAGAGTAATCACGGTCGGATTATTAATAGCCTTCTGCGTAGCAACTTATGGAATCAACACAGTGCTTCCGACTGGTTTTATTCCCACAGAAGACCAGGGAGTTATCAATGTAAATGTGACTACTCCGGTGGCTGCTACGGTTGAAAGGACCGAAGCTGTTCTGGATGAAATTCAAAAAGTTGCAAAAGGGCTCGAAGCTGTCGAGTCTGTTTCGTCACTTTCAGGATACAGCCTGATCACAGAATCCGCGGGATCTTCCTACGGTATGGCTATGATCAACCTGAAACCCTGGGATGAGCGGACGGTGTCTGTTCAAGACATTATCTCCGAAATGGAGGCGAAAACCAAGCATATTACCGATGCGGAGATTCAGTTTTTCCCTCCACCCACCGTCCCCGGATTCGGTAATTCAAGTGGTTTCGAGCTCCGCGTGCAGGACCGCACAGGAAGCGACGACTTGCAGAAGACCGCAGAGATTACCAACAAATTTGTAAAAGACCTGATGGACTCGCCGGAAATTGCAAGCGCATTCAGCAGCTTCGACGCGAGTTTCCCGCAATATATGATCCATGTTGATCCGGATATAGCAGCAAAAAAAGGGGTTTCGGTTGATGTGGCGATGAGCACATTGCAAACTCTGATAGGAAGTTTGTACGCTTCCAACTTCATTCGCTTCGGGCAAATGTATAAAGTGATGGTCCAGGCCGATCCGAGTTTCAGGAAAAATCCGGAGGATATCCTTAAACTTTATGTAAAAAACAACCGTGGTGAAATGGTGCCGTTCTCGACATTCATCCGCCTCGAAAGGGTTTACGGACCTGAGTTGCTGACGCGTTATAATATGTACACCTCCGCCATGATTAATGGCGATGCGGCACCGGGTTATAGCAGCGGGGATGCCATTGAAGCTGTTGAGCGCGTGGCTGCTGCCAGTTTGCCGAGAGGTTTTACCTATGAATGGTCGGGCATGACGCGGGAAGAAATTCTTTCCGGTGACCAGGCTATTTACATTTTTGGCGTCTGTCTGATCTTCGTTTATCTACTGCTTGCGGCGCAATATGAAAGTTTCCTGCTTCCCTTGCCTGTTATACTTTCCTTACCAACCGGAATTTTCGGAGCATTCCTTGCATTGAAATTAATGGGATTGGAAAATAACATTTATGCGCAGGTATCACTCGTCATGCTCATTGGTTTACTGGGTAAAAATGCCATCCTGATTGTAGAATACGCGATTATCAGGCAAAAAGAAGGACGCTCCGTGATTGAAGCAGCGTTGGAAGGCGCCACAGAAAGGCTGCGTCCGATCCTCATGACTTCACTGGCATTTATAGCCGGACTTATTCCCCTGGTAATGGCCTCTGGCGCAGGTGCGATCGGTAACCGGTCCATCGGGACCGCTGCTGCTGGCGGGATGCTGATCGGAACATTGTTCGGGGTAATTATTATCCCTGGATTGTATGTGCTGTTTGCCAGCATGGTCAAACCAAAGAAACCGAAAGTAGTAAACCAACACGCAGAAGTTGTTCTGGAATAA
- a CDS encoding GNAT family N-acetyltransferase, with product MKVKTISTENFVLTKMTAADGDKYFRLSNNDNVMKYVTGHALDRQESDKMLRTFLAEYGNDTYLGRYLIEGRYSGELIGTAKLDMDGSEVEIGYRILEEHWGKGIATEIARGLIGFAKQTLLAKQVIAYVNVGNAASIRVLEKAGMVNIERIEDLDEIKYKFIYSPQNNPLMKKVLYIILGIIAVVLIAAFIMPKDYAVEREVIINRPKSQVFEYIKSLKNQDNWSVWMGKDPNIKKNYTGTDGTVGFTSMWEGNKEVGKGEQEITKITEGERVDTQLRFIEPFESSNDAYMITEEVDPSATKVKWGFSGSMPIPMNVMLPFMGMEESVGKDFQDGLNNLKGILEK from the coding sequence ATGAAAGTTAAAACCATAAGCACCGAAAACTTTGTGCTGACCAAGATGACCGCAGCGGACGGGGACAAATATTTCAGGTTAAGTAATAATGACAATGTGATGAAATATGTGACGGGACATGCGCTGGACCGTCAGGAGTCAGATAAGATGCTGCGGACTTTTCTGGCCGAATATGGAAACGACACTTATTTGGGAAGATATTTAATTGAAGGCCGTTATTCCGGCGAATTAATTGGTACGGCAAAGCTCGATATGGATGGGAGCGAGGTCGAGATTGGTTACCGGATTTTGGAAGAGCATTGGGGGAAGGGGATCGCAACGGAGATCGCACGCGGACTGATTGGTTTTGCAAAGCAAACACTGCTTGCGAAGCAGGTTATTGCTTATGTGAATGTGGGTAATGCCGCGTCGATCCGGGTGTTGGAAAAGGCCGGGATGGTCAATATTGAGCGCATAGAAGATTTGGATGAAATTAAGTACAAGTTTATTTATTCACCTCAAAATAATCCCCTTATGAAAAAAGTGCTCTACATTATCTTAGGAATAATTGCTGTCGTCCTCATTGCGGCGTTCATTATGCCAAAAGACTACGCAGTTGAAAGGGAAGTGATCATCAACCGCCCTAAATCCCAGGTTTTCGAATACATCAAATCACTGAAAAACCAGGATAACTGGAGCGTATGGATGGGTAAAGACCCGAACATTAAAAAGAATTATACGGGAACGGACGGAACCGTGGGATTTACTTCCATGTGGGAAGGAAATAAAGAGGTAGGGAAGGGGGAGCAGGAGATTACCAAAATAACGGAAGGCGAGCGCGTGGACACGCAACTCAGGTTCATCGAGCCTTTTGAAAGTTCGAACGACGCTTATATGATCACCGAAGAAGTTGATCCGAGTGCGACCAAAGTAAAGTGGGGCTTTTCCGGATCCATGCCTATACCCATGAACGTAATGCTGCCTTTTATGGGAATGGAAGAATCCGTCGGAAAGGATTTTCAGGACGGATTGAATAACTTGAAAGGGATTTTGGAAAAATAA
- a CDS encoding YdeI/OmpD-associated family protein encodes MKKTDPRIDTYILKSANFAIPILTYLRDLIHIYCPDATETMKWSFPHFEYKGSILCNMASFKQHCSLGFWHGSRLSDPDKMLALGDKASMGHLGRIQKIDDLPDESILGDFIIQSMQLIDSGVKVVREQKPEVSKELDVPEYFLNAMTSKARQTFDNFSYSQKKEYVVWITEAKTEATRERRMATAVEWLEEGKIRLWKYAAK; translated from the coding sequence ATGAAAAAAACGGATCCAAGGATAGACACCTATATTTTGAAATCTGCCAATTTTGCTATCCCAATCCTTACTTACCTGCGCGATCTGATTCACATTTATTGTCCCGACGCAACGGAAACCATGAAGTGGAGCTTCCCGCATTTCGAATACAAGGGAAGCATTCTTTGCAATATGGCATCATTCAAGCAGCATTGTTCACTAGGGTTCTGGCACGGGTCGCGGCTTTCGGATCCGGATAAGATGCTGGCTTTGGGTGACAAGGCTTCCATGGGACATTTAGGCAGAATCCAGAAAATTGACGATTTGCCGGATGAATCCATTCTGGGTGATTTTATAATTCAATCCATGCAGTTGATCGACAGCGGCGTGAAAGTTGTGCGCGAACAGAAACCGGAAGTAAGTAAGGAACTGGACGTGCCCGAATATTTTCTGAATGCAATGACATCAAAAGCCCGGCAGACATTTGACAATTTCAGCTATTCTCAAAAAAAGGAATACGTAGTCTGGATTACCGAAGCAAAAACAGAGGCGACGAGAGAAAGGCGAATGGCCACGGCTGTTGAGTGGCTGGAAGAAGGGAAAATCAGGCTCTGGAAATATGCTGCGAAATAA
- a CDS encoding HmuY family protein has product MKSEIIVIKDLDANAKPYAYFNLATGKAVPAGDAQTANWDIAFSKTTIAVNSGSSGPGHAGALVVEQPFEAITEAPKGGYKSDHDDTFAIPGGSGNSWYKYDMSVHAIRTIPGRTLLVKTSDGKYAKVQIISYYKGAPEEVPTEESSYFTFRYVLADANGKF; this is encoded by the coding sequence ATGAAATCTGAAATAATTGTCATCAAAGATCTGGACGCAAATGCCAAGCCGTACGCGTATTTCAATCTGGCAACAGGCAAAGCCGTTCCCGCAGGCGACGCCCAAACCGCAAACTGGGACATTGCATTCAGCAAAACGACCATAGCAGTAAACAGCGGCAGCAGCGGCCCGGGCCACGCCGGCGCATTGGTGGTTGAACAACCATTCGAAGCGATCACGGAAGCCCCGAAAGGCGGATACAAATCGGATCACGACGACACATTTGCCATTCCGGGCGGAAGTGGAAATTCGTGGTATAAATATGACATGAGCGTGCACGCAATCAGGACCATTCCGGGAAGAACGCTTCTCGTAAAGACGTCGGATGGCAAATATGCCAAAGTTCAGATCATTAGTTACTACAAAGGCGCCCCGGAAGAAGTGCCGACGGAAGAATCCAGTTATTTTACTTTTCGCTACGTATTAGCGGATGCAAATGGGAAGTTTTAA
- a CDS encoding HmuY family protein produces MKKIAKSLLLIAFFASFNACNDDEPPLPDNTASFESAAQGFEGEEAEIKIVLSRAVDVATPISISLTPALLVYGTEFTTAPAAANNTIALTVPAGQSSASIKVARKAGVLLDGDESVAFKITSVGAPAMIGANTELKLSFKAIVSDGTSIQLNGIAGTELGSSAANSVFLDLSSNIQTPVLRDSWDLGFYNDADFRVVINATNGASVLEINKTDINAVSAKDVVMDSLAVGQGMGKLSLVDDAKGDLTKTAIKEISVTDADNKVYILNRKGGNATVLPADQIYKIRVLRKGTGYVLQYAKLNETTSKTIDITKDTAYNFEYVSLEKGATVDVEPLKARWDLNWGYSMYYTNFGTGMIPYGFSDLVFTNKQAKVEAAEVLTSTVTYDAFNENNIAAAKFSTDADAIGSKWRVTSGGPVGVKTDRFYVIKDSAGNVYKLRFVSFHAEDGGVRGKPKLEYKLVKKGA; encoded by the coding sequence ATGAAGAAGATAGCCAAATCCCTGTTACTGATTGCTTTTTTTGCCAGTTTCAATGCTTGTAATGATGACGAGCCGCCACTTCCCGACAACACTGCCAGCTTTGAAAGTGCCGCACAAGGTTTTGAAGGTGAAGAAGCTGAAATAAAAATCGTTTTGTCCAGGGCCGTGGATGTTGCTACGCCAATCAGCATTTCGCTTACGCCAGCATTGCTTGTCTACGGCACAGAATTCACGACAGCGCCCGCCGCCGCAAATAACACAATCGCCCTGACCGTTCCAGCCGGGCAGTCTTCGGCTTCCATTAAAGTAGCCAGGAAAGCGGGCGTTTTGCTGGATGGGGACGAAAGCGTAGCATTTAAAATCACTTCCGTTGGTGCCCCGGCAATGATCGGAGCCAACACAGAGCTGAAACTGAGCTTCAAAGCAATCGTTTCGGATGGCACCAGCATTCAACTGAACGGAATTGCGGGAACCGAGCTGGGAAGCAGCGCCGCTAATTCAGTATTTCTGGACCTGAGCAGCAACATTCAAACGCCGGTTTTGCGTGATAGCTGGGATCTTGGCTTCTATAATGATGCCGATTTCCGCGTGGTGATCAATGCTACGAACGGCGCTTCGGTGCTGGAAATCAACAAAACGGACATTAATGCGGTTTCGGCCAAAGACGTCGTAATGGATTCATTGGCAGTGGGCCAGGGAATGGGGAAACTGAGCCTGGTTGATGATGCAAAAGGAGATCTGACCAAAACTGCGATCAAAGAGATTTCCGTAACCGATGCAGATAACAAAGTTTACATTTTGAACAGAAAAGGCGGAAACGCGACGGTCCTTCCTGCCGATCAAATTTACAAGATCCGCGTTTTGAGAAAAGGAACAGGTTATGTACTACAATACGCAAAACTCAATGAAACGACTTCCAAAACCATTGATATAACCAAAGACACAGCCTACAACTTCGAATATGTTTCCCTTGAAAAAGGCGCGACCGTGGACGTGGAGCCATTAAAAGCGCGCTGGGACCTGAACTGGGGTTATAGCATGTATTACACCAATTTCGGCACAGGCATGATCCCTTACGGATTCTCAGACCTTGTATTTACCAACAAACAGGCAAAAGTGGAAGCGGCAGAAGTGCTCACCAGCACCGTCACTTATGATGCATTCAATGAAAACAACATTGCCGCAGCAAAATTCAGCACAGACGCAGACGCCATCGGTTCCAAATGGCGGGTTACTTCTGGTGGACCCGTTGGTGTAAAAACAGATCGTTTTTATGTGATTAAGGACAGCGCGGGGAATGTTTATAAGCTTAGGTTTGTAAGCTTTCACGCAGAAGATGGAGGTGTAAGAGGCAAGCCCAAGTTGGAATACAAGCTGGTTAAAAAAGGAGCCTGA